The Pleuronectes platessa chromosome 13, fPlePla1.1, whole genome shotgun sequence genome includes a window with the following:
- the LOC128455267 gene encoding cyclic AMP-responsive element-binding protein 3-like protein 3-A, with protein sequence MALKTEKAHTGLDFIDLLLRNTDETIGYQSNQSWTITFDDRSSADDFLDSLLGRSDSSTPASPLWSPCTTDSGINEDPLMDHSECPHPTFDAPAIPQNPGNQLPASEETASIDQSWESSNLQEQFGIAYYLTTNPSSALLSSQTLTVKDLLMSNLGQNAQQVPQHPLPELQLDEDEKTLLAKEGLNLPSKLPLSKIEEKVLKKIRRKIRNKRSAQESRKKKREYVDCLEGRMSACSAHNLELQRKIQQLEETNHALLEQLNQAQALLSSSSSKTTQKGTCILVLLLSFSLLISSNLQPDPYSHLSQTDYTESKVPSRSLQSMDEVQDVPPPPLLTVSKGFEALSSLTGKLWTWADFPMVDVQSSYHQDPRHRDNH encoded by the exons ATGGCACTGAAAACAGAGAAG GCGCACACTGGGTTGGACTTCATTGACCTCCTGCTCAGAAACACTGATGAAACCATTGGTTACCAGAGCAACCAATCGTGGACTATTACATTTGATGAT AGAAGCTCTGCTGATGACTTCCTGGACTCCCTGCTGGGGAGGAGTGACTCCTCTACGCCGGCATCCCCACTGTGGTCACCTTGCACGACCGACAGTGGCATCAATGAGGACCCCCTGATGGATCACTCGGAATGCCCTCACCCAACCTTTGACGCACCGGCTATCCCTCAGAATCCAGGGAATCAGCTGCCAGCCAGTGAAGAAACTGCTTCCATTGATCAAA GTTGGGAGTCCAGCAACCTGCAGGAGCAGTTTGGAATCGCATACTACCTCACGACGAACCCAAGCTCTGCTCTGTTGTCCAGTCAGACGCTCACAGTGAAGGACCTGCTGATGTCGAACCTGGGACAGAAT GCACAACAAGTCCCCCAGCATCCCCTGCCAGAGCTTCAGCTTGACGAGGACGAGAAGACACTTCTGGCTAAAGAGGGATTGAACCTGCCCAGCAAACTGCCCCTGTCCAAG ATTGAAGAGAAGGTTTTAAAGAAGATCCGGCGGAAAATCCGCAACAAGCGCTCGGCTCAGGAAAGtcggaagaagaagagggaataTGTCGATTGTCTGGAGGGAAG GATGTCTGCATGCAGCGCTCACAacctggagctgcagagaaagaTCCAGCAGTTGGAGGAGACCAACCA TGCTCTGTTGGAGCAGTTAAACCAGGCACAGGCtctcctctccagcagctccagcaagACAACGCAAAAAGGGACCTGCATCCTG GTTCTGctcctctcgttctctctcctTATTTCCTCAAATTTGCAGCCGGACCCCTACAGCCATCTCAGCCAGACGGACTACACAGAGAGCAAAG TGCCGTCCCGCTCCCTGCAGTCGATGGATGAAGTGCAAGACGTCCCTCCGCCTCCACTCCTCACTGTCTCCAAGGGCTTTGAGGCCTTGAGCAGCCTGACCGGGAAGCTCTGGACCTGGGCAGATTTCCCCATGGTAGACGTCCAGTCCTCTTACCACCAGGATCCCAGGCACCGGGACAATCACTGA
- the LOC128454917 gene encoding relaxin-3 receptor 1-like has protein sequence MQSNSSGSAALSACGEEDEREISRVVSPTGAASNLAPLNISLSCWLHVLSKESSLDLHGDGANLAVRVLIALVYLVVCVLGLVGNFLALFLLHSRRRGHHHSSIDCFVMSLALTDLQFVLTLPFWAIDTVLDFRWPFGRIMCKIVSSVTTMNMYASVYFLTAMSVTRYRSLVTSLKMESPRIATARAKWGSLTIWVVSLVATLPHAFYSTTVQVSADDELCLVRFSDSDSGHWDPQVLLGLYQMQKVLLGFVVPLVIISVCYLLLLRFILSRRIVGSVVSGSETEKSESERGRQRRRSKVTRSVTIVVLSFFICWLPNQALTMWGVLIKFDIVPFSKAFYNAQAYAFPLTVCLAHANSCLNPVLYCLIRREYRAGLKELLLRVSHSLQRVLRLALRGRRVEEAPSCLVGIHKDINM, from the exons ATGCAGAGCAACAGCAGCGGCTCCGCAGCGCTGAGCGCGTGTGGAGAGGAGGACGAGCGAGAGATCTCCAGAGTGGTCAGTCCCACCGGAGCAGCCTCCAACCTGGCTCCTCTCAACATCTCCCTGAGCTGCTGGCTGCACGTCCTCTCCAAGGAGTCCTCCCTGGACCTGCACGGGGACGGCGCCAACCTGGCC GTGCGAGTCCTCATCGCCCTGGTCTACCTAGTGGTGTGTGTGCTGGGGCTTGTGGGTAACTTCCTGGCACTCTTCCTGCTCCACTCCCGCCGCCGGGGCCACCACCACTCCTCCATTGACTGCTTCGTGATGAGCCTGGCGTTGACGGACCTCCAGTTCGTCCTCACCTTGCCGTTCTGGGCCATAGACACGGTGCTGGACTTCCGCTGGCCTTTTGGCCGCATCATGTGCAAGATCGTTAGCTCGGTCACCACCATGAACATGTACGCCAGCGTCTATTTCCTCACCGCCATGAGTGTGACCCGCTACCGCTCCCTGGTTACCTCACTGAAGATGGAGAGCCCAAGGATCGCCACTGCTCGGGCCAAGTGGGGCAGTTTAACCATCTGGGTGGTGTCACTGGTGGCTACGCTGCCTCATGCGTTCTACTCCACCACAGTCCAG GTATCTGCTGATGACGAGCTGTGCTTGGTGCGGTTCTCTGACTCGGACTCAGGCCACTGGGATCCACAAGTCCTGCTCGGACTCTATCAGATGCAAAAGGTCCTCTTAGGATTTGTCGTGCCCTTGGTTATCATCAGTGTGTGCTACCTCCTGCTCCTGAGGTTCATCCTGAGCCGACGCATCGTGGGCAGTGTGGTCAGTGGAAGCGAAACCGAGAAgtcagagagcgagaggggaCGCCAGCGCCGCCGCTCCAAGGTCACCCGCTCCGTCACCATCGTAGTTCTGTCCTTTTTCATCTGCTGGCTGCCCAACCAGGCCCTCACCATGTGGGGGGTGTTAATCAAGTTTGACATAGTGCCCTTCAGTAAAGCCTTCTACAACGCGCAGGCCTACGCCTTCCCCCTGACTGTGTGTCTGGCCCACGCCAACAGCTGCCTCAACCCGGTGCTCTACTGCCTGATCCGACGGGAGTACAGAGCTGGACTGAAAGAGCTTCTGCTCAGGGTGTCTCACTCCCTCCAACGCGTCCTCAGACTGGCTCTGAGAGGGAGACGAGTGGAGGAGGCACCATCCTGCCTGGTCGGGATACACAAAGACATCAACATGTGA